In Eretmochelys imbricata isolate rEreImb1 chromosome 14, rEreImb1.hap1, whole genome shotgun sequence, a genomic segment contains:
- the LOC144275148 gene encoding butyrophilin subfamily 1 member A1-like isoform X2, whose translation MLAKCKQCNKETQGLVAQMKQHHEKCSFSGGSCVEDYERNTSEHAGSSDQVTVKMKVLSFCPSSAVSSSLTGWIIFFITFHIHKLESAKFRVTGPGHPVTARMGEAIVLPCHLSPRISAVNMEVRWFRSEFTSVVHQYYEGKEQYGKQMTDYHGRTELLKAGIMDGNVSLQILNIRPSDEGQYNCFVQDGPFYEEALLELKVAGLGSAPLLSVEGHQDGGIRVVCRSAGWYPEPEVLWRDLSGRHLPSLSETTSQGDNSLFETETAIIVTEHSNQNLSCCIRNTVLNQEKESAVYVADPFFPRVNPWMVALSVTLVVLFGFIGLTIYLFKMKEKRDNEIRWRRSVAPIEEANVTLDPDTAHRDLVLSEGGKSVRLGDTRQQLPDNPERFVTEPWVLGCEGFTSGRHCWEVEVVGGRRWAVGVARESVGRKGWISLSPERGIWAVQWWWGQFRALTSPVTPLPLSRAPSRIRVCLDCDRGQVTFIDAGAEAPIFTFPPGSVPGERIRPWLGVWGGSRLRLRP comes from the exons ATgcttgcaaaatgcaaacagtgcaacaaagaaacgCAAGGCCTtgttgcccaaatgaaacaacatcatgagaagtgttcattctcaggaggaagctgtgttgaagatTATGAAAGGAACacgtctgaacatgcaggatcttcag ATCAAGTTACAGTGAAGATGAAGGTTCTTTCATTTTGTCCTAGCTCCGCAGTGAGCTCCTCTCTGACTGGTTGGATCATTTTCTTCATTACTTTTCACATTCACAAGCTGGAATCAG CCAAGTTCAGAGTGACTGGTCCTGGTCACCCTGTCACTGCCAGGATGGGTGAGGCCATTGTGTTACCCTGTCACCTGTCCCCCAGGATAAGCGCTGTGAACATGGAGGTGAGATGGTTCCGATCTGAGTTCACTTCAGTTGTTCACCAGTATTATGAAGGAAAGGAGCAGTATGGAAAGCAGATGACAGACTATCATGGAAGAACAGAACTTTTGAAAGCTGGCATCATGGATGGGAATGTTTCCTTGCAGATTCTTAATATCAGACCATCAGATGAAGGACAATACAACTGTTTTGTTCAAGATGGTCCTTTTTATGAAGAAGCCCTATTGGAACTGAAGGTAGCAG GTCTGGGCTCTGCTCCTCTCCTCTCTGTTGAAGGTCACCAGGATGGAGGGATTCGGGTGGTTTGTCGATCAGCTGGTTGGTACCCAGAGCCTGAGGTGCTGTGGAGAGATCTCAGTGGGCGACATTTACCATCACTCTCTGAAACAACATCCCAAGGAGATAACAGCCTGTTTGAAACAGAAACTGCGATCATTGTAACAGAACATTCAAACCAAAACTTGTCCTGTTGCATCAGGAACACCGTTCTCAATCAAGAAAAGGAGTCAGCAGTTTATGTAGCAG atccCTTTTTCCCGAGGGTGAATCCCTGGATGGTGGCGCTGAGTGTGACCCtggtggttttgtttggtttcattGGCCTCACCATTtatctctttaaaatgaaag AGAAACGAGATAACGAGAtaa GGTGGAGAAGATCCGTGGCACCTATAGAAGAAG cgaatgtgactctggatccagacacggctcatcgcGACCTCGTCCTGTCTGAGGGTGGGAAAAGTGTGAGACTCGGAGACACGCGTCAGCAACTGCCCGACAACCCTGAGAGATTTGTCACTGAGCcctgggtgctgggctgtgagggattcacctcggggagacattgctgggaggtggaggtggtgggtgggcgacgctgggctgtgggggtggccagagagtctgtggggaggaagggatggatcagcctcagccctgagcgggggatctgggctgtgcagtggtggtggggtcagttccgggctctcacctcccctgtgacccccctgcccctgagccgggcccccagcaggatccgggtttgtctggactgtgaccgggggcaggtgacatttatcgATGCTGGTgccgaggccccgatcttcactttcccgccgggctccgtccctggggagagaatccgaCCCTGgctcggggtgtgggggggatcccgGCTCCGACTGCGTCCCTGA
- the LOC144275148 gene encoding butyrophilin subfamily 1 member A1-like isoform X3, whose translation MKVLSFCPSSAVSSSLTGWIIFFITFHIHKLESAKFRVTGPGHPVTARMGEAIVLPCHLSPRISAVNMEVRWFRSEFTSVVHQYYEGKEQYGKQMTDYHGRTELLKAGIMDGNVSLQILNIRPSDEGQYNCFVQDGPFYEEALLELKVAGLGSAPLLSVEGHQDGGIRVVCRSAGWYPEPEVLWRDLSGRHLPSLSETTSQGDNSLFETETAIIVTEHSNQNLSCCIRNTVLNQEKESAVYVADPFFPRVNPWMVALSVTLVVLFGFIGLTIYLFKMKEKRDNEIRWRRSVAPIEEANVTLDPDTAHRDLVLSEGGKSVRLGDTRQQLPDNPERFVTEPWVLGCEGFTSGRHCWEVEVVGGRRWAVGVARESVGRKGWISLSPERGIWAVQWWWGQFRALTSPVTPLPLSRAPSRIRVCLDCDRGQVTFIDAGAEAPIFTFPPGSVPGERIRPWLGVWGGSRLRLRP comes from the exons ATGAAGGTTCTTTCATTTTGTCCTAGCTCCGCAGTGAGCTCCTCTCTGACTGGTTGGATCATTTTCTTCATTACTTTTCACATTCACAAGCTGGAATCAG CCAAGTTCAGAGTGACTGGTCCTGGTCACCCTGTCACTGCCAGGATGGGTGAGGCCATTGTGTTACCCTGTCACCTGTCCCCCAGGATAAGCGCTGTGAACATGGAGGTGAGATGGTTCCGATCTGAGTTCACTTCAGTTGTTCACCAGTATTATGAAGGAAAGGAGCAGTATGGAAAGCAGATGACAGACTATCATGGAAGAACAGAACTTTTGAAAGCTGGCATCATGGATGGGAATGTTTCCTTGCAGATTCTTAATATCAGACCATCAGATGAAGGACAATACAACTGTTTTGTTCAAGATGGTCCTTTTTATGAAGAAGCCCTATTGGAACTGAAGGTAGCAG GTCTGGGCTCTGCTCCTCTCCTCTCTGTTGAAGGTCACCAGGATGGAGGGATTCGGGTGGTTTGTCGATCAGCTGGTTGGTACCCAGAGCCTGAGGTGCTGTGGAGAGATCTCAGTGGGCGACATTTACCATCACTCTCTGAAACAACATCCCAAGGAGATAACAGCCTGTTTGAAACAGAAACTGCGATCATTGTAACAGAACATTCAAACCAAAACTTGTCCTGTTGCATCAGGAACACCGTTCTCAATCAAGAAAAGGAGTCAGCAGTTTATGTAGCAG atccCTTTTTCCCGAGGGTGAATCCCTGGATGGTGGCGCTGAGTGTGACCCtggtggttttgtttggtttcattGGCCTCACCATTtatctctttaaaatgaaag AGAAACGAGATAACGAGAtaa GGTGGAGAAGATCCGTGGCACCTATAGAAGAAG cgaatgtgactctggatccagacacggctcatcgcGACCTCGTCCTGTCTGAGGGTGGGAAAAGTGTGAGACTCGGAGACACGCGTCAGCAACTGCCCGACAACCCTGAGAGATTTGTCACTGAGCcctgggtgctgggctgtgagggattcacctcggggagacattgctgggaggtggaggtggtgggtgggcgacgctgggctgtgggggtggccagagagtctgtggggaggaagggatggatcagcctcagccctgagcgggggatctgggctgtgcagtggtggtggggtcagttccgggctctcacctcccctgtgacccccctgcccctgagccgggcccccagcaggatccgggtttgtctggactgtgaccgggggcaggtgacatttatcgATGCTGGTgccgaggccccgatcttcactttcccgccgggctccgtccctggggagagaatccgaCCCTGgctcggggtgtgggggggatcccgGCTCCGACTGCGTCCCTGA
- the LOC144275148 gene encoding butyrophilin subfamily 1 member A1-like isoform X4: MGEAIVLPCHLSPRISAVNMEVRWFRSEFTSVVHQYYEGKEQYGKQMTDYHGRTELLKAGIMDGNVSLQILNIRPSDEGQYNCFVQDGPFYEEALLELKVAGLGSAPLLSVEGHQDGGIRVVCRSAGWYPEPEVLWRDLSGRHLPSLSETTSQGDNSLFETETAIIVTEHSNQNLSCCIRNTVLNQEKESAVYVADPFFPRVNPWMVALSVTLVVLFGFIGLTIYLFKMKEKRDNEIRWRRSVAPIEEANVTLDPDTAHRDLVLSEGGKSVRLGDTRQQLPDNPERFVTEPWVLGCEGFTSGRHCWEVEVVGGRRWAVGVARESVGRKGWISLSPERGIWAVQWWWGQFRALTSPVTPLPLSRAPSRIRVCLDCDRGQVTFIDAGAEAPIFTFPPGSVPGERIRPWLGVWGGSRLRLRP; this comes from the exons ATGGGTGAGGCCATTGTGTTACCCTGTCACCTGTCCCCCAGGATAAGCGCTGTGAACATGGAGGTGAGATGGTTCCGATCTGAGTTCACTTCAGTTGTTCACCAGTATTATGAAGGAAAGGAGCAGTATGGAAAGCAGATGACAGACTATCATGGAAGAACAGAACTTTTGAAAGCTGGCATCATGGATGGGAATGTTTCCTTGCAGATTCTTAATATCAGACCATCAGATGAAGGACAATACAACTGTTTTGTTCAAGATGGTCCTTTTTATGAAGAAGCCCTATTGGAACTGAAGGTAGCAG GTCTGGGCTCTGCTCCTCTCCTCTCTGTTGAAGGTCACCAGGATGGAGGGATTCGGGTGGTTTGTCGATCAGCTGGTTGGTACCCAGAGCCTGAGGTGCTGTGGAGAGATCTCAGTGGGCGACATTTACCATCACTCTCTGAAACAACATCCCAAGGAGATAACAGCCTGTTTGAAACAGAAACTGCGATCATTGTAACAGAACATTCAAACCAAAACTTGTCCTGTTGCATCAGGAACACCGTTCTCAATCAAGAAAAGGAGTCAGCAGTTTATGTAGCAG atccCTTTTTCCCGAGGGTGAATCCCTGGATGGTGGCGCTGAGTGTGACCCtggtggttttgtttggtttcattGGCCTCACCATTtatctctttaaaatgaaag AGAAACGAGATAACGAGAtaa GGTGGAGAAGATCCGTGGCACCTATAGAAGAAG cgaatgtgactctggatccagacacggctcatcgcGACCTCGTCCTGTCTGAGGGTGGGAAAAGTGTGAGACTCGGAGACACGCGTCAGCAACTGCCCGACAACCCTGAGAGATTTGTCACTGAGCcctgggtgctgggctgtgagggattcacctcggggagacattgctgggaggtggaggtggtgggtgggcgacgctgggctgtgggggtggccagagagtctgtggggaggaagggatggatcagcctcagccctgagcgggggatctgggctgtgcagtggtggtggggtcagttccgggctctcacctcccctgtgacccccctgcccctgagccgggcccccagcaggatccgggtttgtctggactgtgaccgggggcaggtgacatttatcgATGCTGGTgccgaggccccgatcttcactttcccgccgggctccgtccctggggagagaatccgaCCCTGgctcggggtgtgggggggatcccgGCTCCGACTGCGTCCCTGA
- the LOC144275148 gene encoding butyrophilin subfamily 1 member A1-like isoform X1, translating into MGTVPHVYVENDMPSNPFQIGFLALPGFYSTFTSNTGMLAKCKQCNKETQGLVAQMKQHHEKCSFSGGSCVEDYERNTSEHAGSSDQVTVKMKVLSFCPSSAVSSSLTGWIIFFITFHIHKLESAKFRVTGPGHPVTARMGEAIVLPCHLSPRISAVNMEVRWFRSEFTSVVHQYYEGKEQYGKQMTDYHGRTELLKAGIMDGNVSLQILNIRPSDEGQYNCFVQDGPFYEEALLELKVAGLGSAPLLSVEGHQDGGIRVVCRSAGWYPEPEVLWRDLSGRHLPSLSETTSQGDNSLFETETAIIVTEHSNQNLSCCIRNTVLNQEKESAVYVADPFFPRVNPWMVALSVTLVVLFGFIGLTIYLFKMKEKRDNEIRWRRSVAPIEEANVTLDPDTAHRDLVLSEGGKSVRLGDTRQQLPDNPERFVTEPWVLGCEGFTSGRHCWEVEVVGGRRWAVGVARESVGRKGWISLSPERGIWAVQWWWGQFRALTSPVTPLPLSRAPSRIRVCLDCDRGQVTFIDAGAEAPIFTFPPGSVPGERIRPWLGVWGGSRLRLRP; encoded by the exons ATGGGAACGGTACCGCATGTGTACGTGGAGAATGACATGCCCTCCAATCCATTTCAGATCGGTTTCCTAGCCCTGCCGGGTTTTTACAGTACATTCACTAG TAACACAGGCATgcttgcaaaatgcaaacagtgcaacaaagaaacgCAAGGCCTtgttgcccaaatgaaacaacatcatgagaagtgttcattctcaggaggaagctgtgttgaagatTATGAAAGGAACacgtctgaacatgcaggatcttcag ATCAAGTTACAGTGAAGATGAAGGTTCTTTCATTTTGTCCTAGCTCCGCAGTGAGCTCCTCTCTGACTGGTTGGATCATTTTCTTCATTACTTTTCACATTCACAAGCTGGAATCAG CCAAGTTCAGAGTGACTGGTCCTGGTCACCCTGTCACTGCCAGGATGGGTGAGGCCATTGTGTTACCCTGTCACCTGTCCCCCAGGATAAGCGCTGTGAACATGGAGGTGAGATGGTTCCGATCTGAGTTCACTTCAGTTGTTCACCAGTATTATGAAGGAAAGGAGCAGTATGGAAAGCAGATGACAGACTATCATGGAAGAACAGAACTTTTGAAAGCTGGCATCATGGATGGGAATGTTTCCTTGCAGATTCTTAATATCAGACCATCAGATGAAGGACAATACAACTGTTTTGTTCAAGATGGTCCTTTTTATGAAGAAGCCCTATTGGAACTGAAGGTAGCAG GTCTGGGCTCTGCTCCTCTCCTCTCTGTTGAAGGTCACCAGGATGGAGGGATTCGGGTGGTTTGTCGATCAGCTGGTTGGTACCCAGAGCCTGAGGTGCTGTGGAGAGATCTCAGTGGGCGACATTTACCATCACTCTCTGAAACAACATCCCAAGGAGATAACAGCCTGTTTGAAACAGAAACTGCGATCATTGTAACAGAACATTCAAACCAAAACTTGTCCTGTTGCATCAGGAACACCGTTCTCAATCAAGAAAAGGAGTCAGCAGTTTATGTAGCAG atccCTTTTTCCCGAGGGTGAATCCCTGGATGGTGGCGCTGAGTGTGACCCtggtggttttgtttggtttcattGGCCTCACCATTtatctctttaaaatgaaag AGAAACGAGATAACGAGAtaa GGTGGAGAAGATCCGTGGCACCTATAGAAGAAG cgaatgtgactctggatccagacacggctcatcgcGACCTCGTCCTGTCTGAGGGTGGGAAAAGTGTGAGACTCGGAGACACGCGTCAGCAACTGCCCGACAACCCTGAGAGATTTGTCACTGAGCcctgggtgctgggctgtgagggattcacctcggggagacattgctgggaggtggaggtggtgggtgggcgacgctgggctgtgggggtggccagagagtctgtggggaggaagggatggatcagcctcagccctgagcgggggatctgggctgtgcagtggtggtggggtcagttccgggctctcacctcccctgtgacccccctgcccctgagccgggcccccagcaggatccgggtttgtctggactgtgaccgggggcaggtgacatttatcgATGCTGGTgccgaggccccgatcttcactttcccgccgggctccgtccctggggagagaatccgaCCCTGgctcggggtgtgggggggatcccgGCTCCGACTGCGTCCCTGA